A genomic stretch from Calonectris borealis chromosome 6, bCalBor7.hap1.2, whole genome shotgun sequence includes:
- the LOC142083736 gene encoding baculoviral IAP repeat-containing protein 5.1-like: MEMLLKELGLASKLLSDFKDMYEYENRLKTFTNWPFIENCKCTPENMAKAGFVHCPNTNEPDVVKCFFCLIELEGWEPNDDPWEEHTKRHSCGFLSLSKHFDDLTMEEYYMLEMTRLRTFLCKTGRRIINSFEEEVTATRQRLVDNFVSKHQYTPPPPVPLHADPAAQHSESSYCQSKKIQEK; the protein is encoded by the exons ATGGAGATGCTCTTGAAAGAGCTTGGTTTGGCTTCCAAGCTGTTGAGTGATTTTAAGGATATGTATGAATATGAGAACCGTTTAAAAACCTTCACAAACTGGCCTTTTATAGAGAACTGCAAGTGCACGCCGGAGAAT ATGGCAAAGGCGGGCTTTGTCCACTGTCCAAATACAAATGAACCAGATGtggtaaaatgtttcttttgcttgATAGAACTGGAGGGCTGGGAACCAAATGATGACCCATG GGAGGAACACACCAAACGTCACAGCTGTGGCTTTTTATCCCTTAGTAAGCACTTTGATGACTTGACAATGGAGGAGTACTACATGCTGGAGATGACACGGCTGAGAACCTTCCTT tGCAAAACTGGTAGAAGGATAATAAACTCTTTTGAAGAAGAAGTCACCGCAACTAGGCAGCGTCTTGTGGATAACTTTGTCTCCAAGCATCAGTATACACCACCGCCGCCAGTGCCTCTCCATGCTGATCCAGCTGCCCAACATTCTGAAAGCTCATACTGCCAGtcaaaaaaaatccaggagaaGTGA